The Methanocorpusculum vombati genomic interval ATGATACGGTCTGCGGTGATGATTTCACTGCCGTTTCCGATCTCCCACCCGTCTGCGGTTTTCCGGACGGTCGTTACGGTAAAGTCTGTCCTGATGTTGTCGGTGACGGGTGCGGCAATCGCCCGGACAAGTGCTTCAATGCCGCCGTCGATGGGGTACGAGAAGACCGCCTGATGCGTGTATCCTTCGGTTTCGATACCGATAGCGGATTTGATGATGTCCTCGACCGGCGGGCGGGGGACTCTGCCGTCCATCCAGTGTTTGGACATGCGAGCGGTCGGGTAGTTCCAGATCTTTTCGTTGTAGGGGACAAGATAACACTCGGCGATTCCTTTGCCGAATGTTGCGTAGATCCAGTCGCGGAAGTTCTGCGGCTCGGCAACCTCGCCCTTTTCAACCGCTACGAGGTTTTTGATGTATTCGTTGATGCAGAAGAAAAGGTCGTCTTTGGGAAGTTCTGCGAGGCCGTTTTCAAAGGGGTATTTGATGTATTTGTGTTTGTAGTAGATTTTGGTATTGCGGTCCCGGGTATCACGGTTTTCTTCGAGGACGTTGTGCATGAACGCAAGAACGTCAGTGTCACGAGAGAAGATGATGTGTGACCCGCCGCAGTCAAAGGTAAATCCGTTACGTGTTTCCGATTGGCAGAGTCCGCCGATCTTTGCTTCTTTTTCCAGGACGGTTACGTCACAGCCGTGCTCGCTGAGGAGACGGGCAAGCGTAACTCCGGTTAAGCCTCCGCCGAGAATAGCCCACTTCACGCTTACATAGTGGGTTTTGGAAGAATATAATATGTGGTTAGGGGTGGGGTACGAGCGTTTTTTTCATCCACCCGGTGAGTTCGTCCCGCAGCCGCCGGTAGTCGGCAAGTTCATCGTCGCCCGCCCATGGTTCGGGCGAACGCACCGGGTGATAGATCAGATGAGTTGCTTTCGGGAGATGATCGCGTGCTCCCCAGGCATTTTCACAGAGGACAACAACTGTATCATACTGCCGGTCGGGCAGTTCGGTGAGGTGTTTTGCGTACATATCGGAACAGTCGCAGCCTGTTTCTTCCAGGATGCAAAGGACACGGGTGGAGATGGTACCCCGTGCTATCCCTGCGGAAAAGATTTCCCAGTCAGGATGAAGCATCCGGCAGACGCCTTCCGCAATCTG includes:
- a CDS encoding protoporphyrinogen/coproporphyrinogen oxidase, with product MKWAILGGGLTGVTLARLLSEHGCDVTVLEKEAKIGGLCQSETRNGFTFDCGGSHIIFSRDTDVLAFMHNVLEENRDTRDRNTKIYYKHKYIKYPFENGLAELPKDDLFFCINEYIKNLVAVEKGEVAEPQNFRDWIYATFGKGIAECYLVPYNEKIWNYPTARMSKHWMDGRVPRPPVEDIIKSAIGIETEGYTHQAVFSYPIDGGIEALVRAIAAPVTDNIRTDFTVTTVRKTADGWEIGNGSEIITADRIISTIPLQVLLPMLAGVPDSVRDACEALRYNSIACVSVGFRGTLPDISWMYVPEDEWGMFNRLSFPSNFSHHVAPDGCAAVLAEITYNEGDDVSKMTDEELAAHTVDGLVRMGILPSAADVVHTAVDRFKFAYVVYDLDYLKNIKTVREYLEGTAGIDLVGRFSQFEYLNMDGCIRSVLNYVQNLENA